The genomic region GATTTGGATCGTCGTCGTAATCGTCGTCATCGCGCTCATCGTGGTGCTTCTGATGTCCAGCCGCAAGCGCCGGGAGGCGTTCCGGCAGAAGCGGGATGAGCAGAACCGCCAGCACGCTGCTGAGGTCCGCAGGAAAGCTGAGAACGCCGACCTTGAGGCGCGCGAAAACGAAGCCCGGGCCATGCATGCCAAGGCCGACGCCGAGAAGGCGCAGGTCGAGGCGGCGCGGCTTCGCCAGGAGGCCGAGCAGCGGCAGTCGGCCGCGCAGGACTTCCGGACGGATGCGGAGAAGCACCAGCACAAAGCCAATGCTCTAGACCCGGATGTGGACGAGGACGGCAACCGGCGCGACAATGACACCAGGGCTGACGACGCGCGTATGGGGGAACGGGACATGGCTGCGCGCGACATGGGTTCGCGGGCCGACGACGCGCGGGCAGATGATGCGCGCAACGTTGATGCCCGCCCGGATGCCGACACCACCACGGACGCTACCCGGCGGAGCACCCCGCGCGAGTAACCGTCGTCGGCCGTATGCGCCCTCCGTAAAGAGCGGCCGGGGACTCAGTTCCGGCGCATGAACGTCGAGAGGGTGCGCCGCGGTTTGAGCGGCGGGGACGCCGGCGCGCCGGCGCCCTTTCCCATGCCCTCTATCACTTCACGGATGGCCTCCAGCGACGGCGTTTGCGGCTCCCAGCCGAGCTCGTTCCGGATCCGGCTGGTGTCCATGATCGGCGCGCCTGCCGCCATCTCCACCCATCCCGAGTCTGTCTGCTGCAGCCGCAGCCGCCAGGTGGCACCGACGAAGGCGTGGAGAGCGCGTACCGGGACGGGGAGGATCCTCTTGGCGGAAAAGAGCCGGGCCAGGTTTTGCGGCGTGACCACCGGCTCGGCCGCCACATTGAAGGGGCCGCCAGCCCTGCGCTCAAGCACACGCCAGTACGCCTCCGCGACGTCGTCGGCATGCACCGCCTGAAAGATCAGTTCCTCGGGAATCGGCAATATTGGCAACGCCGGCCGGCGTGGGACGAACCTCGGGTGGACCCACCCCAGGAAGTACCTGCCGATTTCGCTTCCGGCCTGACCTTGGAAGATGAGCCCGGGGCGCAGCCTGGCCACGGTAACCGACGGATTATCCGCCGCGAACCTGTCCAGCAGCTTTTCCTGCTCGGCCTTGTCCCGGCTGTAATGTGAGCCCTCCATGCCTCCTGCAGGCCAGGATTCATCCACGCGACGGTCCTTGGGTGCCTTGCTGTACGCGCCAACCGAGGAGGCGCACACCACGTGATTCACTCCTGCTTCCCGGGCAGCCGCCAGCATGTTGGCAGTGCCGGTGACATTGGTGCGGTGCAGTTGCGGGAGGTCCCGGTTCGGCTGGATCTGCCAGGCAAGGTGCATCACGGCGTCGGCCCCGGCGAAGGCCTTGGCCAAGTCCTGCGCCGCACCCTCGGCACCAACGTCCAGGGAGTGCCACTCGACGCCGGCATAGGGCGGCTGTGAAGTGTCCGGCGTGCGGCGGCTGATGCCCACCAGTTCCAGTCCGCCGGGGTGTTCCTGCCGGGCCCTCTGAAGCCTGCGCAGGAGTGCTGTTCCCACATTGCCGCTGGCACCCGTGATCGCGATACGCATGAAATGCCCTTCGTCCGTTGCCGTGGAAGCCCAAAGTCAGGCAGTCTGGTGACGGTAGCTTGGCCTTGGTACTTCTTCGAGCCTAGCGCCTCGAGCCATTGTGTAATAAGCACGCTTATGATTTCCTTCTTCTAAGTCTTGCCGCAGGCTTTCTCGAGATCCCGATCGAAGGAACCCCGACAATGCCAGAAACTCCGCCCTCCTTGTCCATGGCCGGCCCGCCACAGGCAGCCTCCCAGCCTTCGACCCAAACGGGCCGGCTGCACGATGCCTTCCAGAACCAGCTGGTGCTCAATTACCTGGACCTGGCCGAGTCGCTTGCCTCGCGGTATGCCGCCCGCGGACGGGAGCGCTCAGACCTGGTCCAGGTGGCCTACCTGGGGCTCATCAAGGCTGCGCGCGGCTTCGACGCGGAGAAGGGTGAGAGTTTCCCTGCCTACGCCGCGCCCACCATCAGCGGCGAACTAAAGCGCTTTCTGCGGGACCGGTGCTGGACAGTGCGGCCGCCGCGGCGTGTTCAGGACGTTCGGACGCAGCTCCTCCATACTGCCCCGGACCTGGCCCAGTCGCTGGGGCGGACTCCGTCGGCGCAGGAACTGGCGAGCGAACTGGGCGTCACCCCGGCGGACGTCCGGGAAGCCCAGGCCGCGGGCAGCAGCATGCATCCCGACTCGCTGGACAGCCCGGACCCGTGGGGCGGGCCGACGATGGGCGAGGGACTGGTTTCACCGGACCAGCCGATCGAACACCTCGAGGAACTCGTATGCCTCAATGAGGCCATCCAGGAACTGGACCCCGACGACCGCGAGATGCTTTACCGGCGGTACTTCCGGGAGGAGACCCAGGTGGAACTGGGCAAACGGTTCGGCATTTCCCAGATGCAGGTATCCCGGCGCCTGTCCCGAATTCTGGTGTGGCTTCAGCACCGGCTGCTTGACGAGGAGGGCCGGACCGCAGACAGGGCCAATGGAGACAGGGACTGCGCGGATCAGGCGAGCCGGAGCTGCCCCACAGCCGCCAAAACATCCTCCACCGAAACCGCCAGCAGGGCCGGGTCCGGCGTGGCCGCGAAGGTGTCACCGCGACGCGCCTGAGCGTCTGTCAGCACAATATGCGGCCCCGGTGGCGGGCCCCAGACCTCGGCCGGGGCGGGACCGAAAAGCACCACTGAGGGCCGCGAATACGCAGAGGCCAGGTGCGCCGCGCCGGTGTCTGCGGAGACCACCAGCCGGGCCTCCGCGATGGCGGCCATGAATTCGGCCAGCCGCAGTTTTCCCGCCAGGACCTGTGCTTCCGGTAGCCCCGCGAGCCGTGCAACGTCCAGGGCCCGGGACCGTTCCCCGGAACTGCCGGTGAACACGACCTGGTGGCCATCCTCCGAGAGGGTGCGCGCTACTTCGGCAAAGCGGTCCTCCGGCCAGAGCCGGCTGCCATAGGCGGCCCCTACGTGCAGCACCGTGGCCCCGGGGCAGGGACTGGGAAGGGCAGGCGGGAGAAGGCGGAAATCGTCCGGTTCGGCGTCAATGCCATGCCACTGCAGCAGCCTGGTCCACCGCTCACGCTCATGGATGTCCTGCATCCACTCCGGGCCGGGCCGTGCAGACGTGCGGTGGCCAACGATCGTCCTGGGCCGCACGGCGGCGAGCCGTGCCTCGCTTTCAGGTCCGCTGCCGTGCAGGTTCACGGCGATGTCCACCTGGCCTGCCTCGATGGGAATCGGAACATCCAGGCCATGGGTCGGAAGCAGTTCGTAGCCACCCACGAGCTCCAGGGCGTCCTCCAGCCAGCCCTGCGCCGCGTACAGCAGGCGGTGTTCCGGATAGGCACGGCGCAGGGCGCGCAGCGCGGGAACGGCAACCAGCAGGTCGCCAAGCTTCAGGGCCCGCAGGACCAGCAGGACCGGTTGTTCGTGCTTGCCGTTGGGTGCTTCCACAGAGGCCTTCCTCGTCTTCAGGCGACCAGGCTCGGCCGCCTGTCGAGGATTCTAGCCGAGAAGAAGTACGCAGCCTTTTGTTTAGGTCTCAGGTGGGCGGGGAACGAAGGGGATATGGCAACTGATGCTTCTACGCTCAAGGCCGTGCTGTTCGACAGGGACGGGACGCTGGTGTTTGACGTGCCTTACAACGGCAATGCGGAGCTGGTCAGGCCACTGCCCGGGGCGCGCAAGGTCCTCGACGAGGTGCGCAGCCTGGGCCTGGCCACCGGTGTGCTGAGTAACCAGTCGGGCATTGCCCGTGGCCTCCTGACCCAGGAGGAGGTGGACAGCGTGAACGCCCGGGTGGAGGACCTTCTGGGACCCTTTGACGTCTGGGAAGTCTGTCCGCACGAGGCCGGGGACGGCTGCCGGTGCCGCAAGCCCGCCCCGGGAATGATCCAGAGCGCGTGCCGGCGTCTTGGCATCGACCCGTCGGAGGCGGCGTTCATCGGGGACATCGGCAGCGACGTCGAGGCGGCCGCGGCCGCCGGTGCACGAGGTGTCCTTGTCCCCACTCCCCAAACCCGTCCAGAGGAAGTCACCGCAGCCCCTGAGGTTGCCGCGGACCTCGAACAGGCCGTTTCCCTGTTGCTGCAGGGAATGCTGCTTCGAGGACCGGCATGAGCAGGGTTCTGGTGGCCCGGCTGGACAGCGTCGGTGACGTCCTCCTGGCAGGCCCGGCCGTCAGGGCCGTGGCGAACGGACGGCGGGCCGACGGCGGCAGCCCCAACGACGTCGTCGTGCTGTGCGGACCGCAGGGCCAGGCGGCCGCCTCACTGTTGCCCAACGTTGCGGACGTTTTTGCCTGGGATACCCCATGGATCAGCAACCCCGCCCCTCAAGTGACGGGCCCGCACCTGGACTCGCTGGTGGGCTTTGTCCGTAATTCGCGGATCACTGAGGCCGTTATCCTCACCTCGTTCCACCAGTCGCCGCTTCCCTTGGCGCTCCTCCTGCGGTTGGCCGGAGTGGAGCGCATCACCGGAGCTTCAACCGACTACGCGGGCTCCCTCCTGGATGTCCGGCTGAAACCCGGCGAGGACTTTCCCGAGGACCAGCCGGAGGCCGTGCGGGCGCTGGGCATCGCCCGCGCGGCGGGGTTCCGGCTCAAGACCGGAGACGACGGAAAGCTCATGGTCAAGGATCCTCCGGCGGTCCGGCACCTGGTGGGGGACGGGCCCTACGTGGTGGTCCATCCCGGAGCCACGGTGCCGGCCCGGGCCTGGCCACCGCTTCACCATGCGGCGGCCGTGGAACTGCTGGAGGGCGCCGGCCACAGGGTGGTCGTAACCGGGGGGCCGGGTGAAACAGCCCTTACCGCAACGGTGGCCGGCCCTTCAGCCATCGACCTCGGCGGGCGGACTGACCTTTCCACCCTGTCCGGTGTCCTTGCCAACGCTGACGTTGTGGTCACCGGAAACACCGGACCCGCGCATCTGGCCGCCGCCGTCGGAACCCCGGTGGTGAGCCTGTTTTCGCCCGTTGTGCCGGCTGTCCGCTGGGCGCCGTACGGCGTTCCGCTGGAACTGCTTGGAGACCAGAATGCGCCATGCAGGCTAAGCCGCGCACGCATCTGTCCGGTACCGGGACATCCCTGCCTTAGCTCGGTCTCGCCCGAACAGGTGGTGGAAGCGGTCGAGCGCCTGCTGAGCGGGGTCTCCTCGCTCAGCACACGGAGAAAGGTCCGGAAACAATGAGAATTTTGCTTTGGCACGTGCACGGGTCGTGGACGGACGCGTTTGTCCGCGGCCGGCACGAGTACCTGCTGCCACTCCTGCCGGGGGGCGGTCCGTGGGGGCTGGGGCGGGCGGGCCGGAACTGGCCAGCCTCCGTGCGGGAGGTTGCGCTCGCGGAGCTGGACGCCAGCAGCATTGACGCCGTGGTGCTCCAGCGTCCGGAGGAAGCCGGGGAGGTCATGCGCGTCCTGGGCCGCCGGCCCGGCGTCGATCTTCCCGCCGTGTACGTGGAACACAACACACCCAAGGGCGATGTTCCTTTCACCGTCCATCCGCTCGGGGAGCAGCGCGACATCCCGATCGTCCACGTGACCCATTTCAACGAGCTGTTCTGGGACAGCGGCAGCGCACCGACGAAGGTCATCGAGCACGGCATCGCGGACCCCGGCTACCTGTATACGGGGGAGGTACCGGAACTGGGCGTCGTGGTCAATGAACCGGTGCGCCGCGGACGCGTGACGGGGACGGACCTGTTGCCCCGCTTCGCCACCGCAGGTCCGCTCCAGGTCTTCGGCATGGGCGGCGAAGGGCTGGCGGAAGCCACAGGCATTCCCTCGCCGCGCCTCACCATCCGGGGTGATCTGAAAACCGTGGATCTCCACCGTGAACTGGCGCGGTGCCGGGCGTACCTGCACCCGCTCCGTTGGACCTCCCTGGGACTGGCGTTGCTGGAAGCGATGCACCTCGGCATGCCGGTCCTGGCTCTCGCCACCACCGAGGCGGCGCGGGCCGTCCCACCTGAGGCAGGCTGCATCTCCACAGACGTGGAGGAGCTGCGCCGGTGTGCCCGGCTGCTGGTCAACGACCCCGAGGAGGCCCGGCGGCGGGGCAAGGCGGCGCGGGAGGCCGCCCTCGAGCGCTACGGACTTGAGCGTTTCCTGGCGGACTGGGATGAGGTGCTGGCGGATCTGGCCCCGACAGATCCGGGGGACGGCCCGCAGCGGGCGTTTGAGGAGGCGGCTGCATCCGAGGGTGCAGCTTCAGAGGGGTCCGGACCGGATGCCCTGTCCGCGGCGCGAGAAAGGAATACCCATTGAAGATCTCAATGATTTCAGAACACGCCAGTCCTTTGGCAGCGCTCGGCGGAGTGGACGCAGGCGGCCAGAACGTGCACGTGGCCGCGCTTTCATCGGCGCTGGCCCGGCGGGGCCACCGCGTGACCGTGTACACCAGGCGCGACGCGCCGGATCTGCCAGCGAGGGTGCGGGTACATCCACGGCTTGAGGTAGTTCACGTGGACGCCGGCCCGGCCGAACATGTGCCCAAGGACGAGCTCCTCCCTTACATGGGCGCCCTGGCGGATGGCGTGGTCCAGGACTGGGGTGACTCGCCGCCGCATGTGGTGCACGGCCATTTCTGGATGTCGGGCGTCGCCGCGCTGGACGCCGCACGCCGGGAGCCCGGGGGTTTCCGGGTTCCCGTGGTGCAGACCTTCCACGCGCTGGGCACCGTCAAGCGCCGCCACCAGGGTGCCGCCGACACCAGCCCGTCCGAGAGGCGCTTCCTCGAACCGTCCGTGGGCCGGTCGGCTGACCGCATTGTGGCCACGTGCTCGGACGAGGTCTTCGAGCTGAGGGCCATGGGGATTGATACCCGCCGGGTTTCCATCGCTCCCTGCGGAGTGGACCTGGAGCTCTTCTCCAGCGGCGGCCCGGCCGACGTTCCGGCCCGGACGCACCGCATCCTTTCCGTTGGCCGGCTGGTTCCGCGTAAGGGCGTGGACCTGGTGATCCGCGCGCTGCCTTATCTGCTGAAGGAGGGGTTCGACGACGTCGAGCTGCTCATCGTGGGCGGCGGCGCGGATGAGGGCGGGCAGGATCCGGAGGCGCGCCGGCTAATGGACTTGGCCCGGGACCTCGGCGTGGCGGCCCATGTGGAGCTCAGGGGCCAGGTTCCCAGGGAAGCCATGCCCGGAATCTTCCGAAGCGCGGACGCTGTGGTCTGCACTCCCTGGTACGAGCCCTTCGGCATCGTTCCCCTGGAGGCCATGGCGTGTGGCGTTCCGGTGGTCGCGGCGGCGGTGGGAGGCCTGACTGACAGCGTGGTGGACCAGGGAACCGGCCTGCACGTGCCGCCGAAAGACCCCGAAGCCATCGCAGAAGCCATTGGCACCCTGATGGCCAGCCCGGACCTTCGCGCAAAACTCGGACGAGCCGGCGAGCGGCGGGCGAAGGCCCGCTACTCCTGGAACAGGGTGGCAGCGGAAACCGAAAAGGCCTACCAACTGGCCATCGCAGGCTCAGCAGAAGCAGGCAGCCTGGAACCGATGGAAGGAGCGGCACTGTGACTGCGGAATCCCTGCGGGAGGCTGAGCTTCCTGCCATGCACCGCGTTGGCGCCACGCCCGGTTTCCCCTCTCCGGACGCGGTCTCCTCACAGGACGACGCCGAACAGGACGCCGGTGCCGGCTCGCGGAAGGCGGTGCGGACCCATCTTGAAAACGTCCTGCCCGCCCTGCGGTCCCTGGAAAGCCAGGCCGACAAGCTGGCGGGCTGGGGCGTGGAGCTGGCCCAGCGCTTGCTCAGCGGGCAGAAGCTGCTCGCTGCCGGG from Arthrobacter globiformis harbors:
- a CDS encoding NAD-dependent epimerase/dehydratase family protein; protein product: MRIAITGASGNVGTALLRRLQRARQEHPGGLELVGISRRTPDTSQPPYAGVEWHSLDVGAEGAAQDLAKAFAGADAVMHLAWQIQPNRDLPQLHRTNVTGTANMLAAAREAGVNHVVCASSVGAYSKAPKDRRVDESWPAGGMEGSHYSRDKAEQEKLLDRFAADNPSVTVARLRPGLIFQGQAGSEIGRYFLGWVHPRFVPRRPALPILPIPEELIFQAVHADDVAEAYWRVLERRAGGPFNVAAEPVVTPQNLARLFSAKRILPVPVRALHAFVGATWRLRLQQTDSGWVEMAAGAPIMDTSRIRNELGWEPQTPSLEAIREVIEGMGKGAGAPASPPLKPRRTLSTFMRRN
- a CDS encoding sigma-70 family RNA polymerase sigma factor, whose translation is MPETPPSLSMAGPPQAASQPSTQTGRLHDAFQNQLVLNYLDLAESLASRYAARGRERSDLVQVAYLGLIKAARGFDAEKGESFPAYAAPTISGELKRFLRDRCWTVRPPRRVQDVRTQLLHTAPDLAQSLGRTPSAQELASELGVTPADVREAQAAGSSMHPDSLDSPDPWGGPTMGEGLVSPDQPIEHLEELVCLNEAIQELDPDDREMLYRRYFREETQVELGKRFGISQMQVSRRLSRILVWLQHRLLDEEGRTADRANGDRDCADQASRSCPTAAKTSSTETASRAGSGVAAKVSPRRA
- a CDS encoding glycosyltransferase family 9 protein, encoding MEAPNGKHEQPVLLVLRALKLGDLLVAVPALRALRRAYPEHRLLYAAQGWLEDALELVGGYELLPTHGLDVPIPIEAGQVDIAVNLHGSGPESEARLAAVRPRTIVGHRTSARPGPEWMQDIHERERWTRLLQWHGIDAEPDDFRLLPPALPSPCPGATVLHVGAAYGSRLWPEDRFAEVARTLSEDGHQVVFTGSSGERSRALDVARLAGLPEAQVLAGKLRLAEFMAAIAEARLVVSADTGAAHLASAYSRPSVVLFGPAPAEVWGPPPGPHIVLTDAQARRGDTFAATPDPALLAVSVEDVLAAVGQLRLA
- a CDS encoding D-glycero-alpha-D-manno-heptose-1,7-bisphosphate 7-phosphatase, with the protein product MATDASTLKAVLFDRDGTLVFDVPYNGNAELVRPLPGARKVLDEVRSLGLATGVLSNQSGIARGLLTQEEVDSVNARVEDLLGPFDVWEVCPHEAGDGCRCRKPAPGMIQSACRRLGIDPSEAAFIGDIGSDVEAAAAAGARGVLVPTPQTRPEEVTAAPEVAADLEQAVSLLLQGMLLRGPA
- a CDS encoding glycosyltransferase family 9 protein — its product is MSRVLVARLDSVGDVLLAGPAVRAVANGRRADGGSPNDVVVLCGPQGQAAASLLPNVADVFAWDTPWISNPAPQVTGPHLDSLVGFVRNSRITEAVILTSFHQSPLPLALLLRLAGVERITGASTDYAGSLLDVRLKPGEDFPEDQPEAVRALGIARAAGFRLKTGDDGKLMVKDPPAVRHLVGDGPYVVVHPGATVPARAWPPLHHAAAVELLEGAGHRVVVTGGPGETALTATVAGPSAIDLGGRTDLSTLSGVLANADVVVTGNTGPAHLAAAVGTPVVSLFSPVVPAVRWAPYGVPLELLGDQNAPCRLSRARICPVPGHPCLSSVSPEQVVEAVERLLSGVSSLSTRRKVRKQ
- a CDS encoding glycosyltransferase, whose product is MRILLWHVHGSWTDAFVRGRHEYLLPLLPGGGPWGLGRAGRNWPASVREVALAELDASSIDAVVLQRPEEAGEVMRVLGRRPGVDLPAVYVEHNTPKGDVPFTVHPLGEQRDIPIVHVTHFNELFWDSGSAPTKVIEHGIADPGYLYTGEVPELGVVVNEPVRRGRVTGTDLLPRFATAGPLQVFGMGGEGLAEATGIPSPRLTIRGDLKTVDLHRELARCRAYLHPLRWTSLGLALLEAMHLGMPVLALATTEAARAVPPEAGCISTDVEELRRCARLLVNDPEEARRRGKAAREAALERYGLERFLADWDEVLADLAPTDPGDGPQRAFEEAAASEGAASEGSGPDALSAARERNTH
- a CDS encoding glycosyltransferase; the encoded protein is MKISMISEHASPLAALGGVDAGGQNVHVAALSSALARRGHRVTVYTRRDAPDLPARVRVHPRLEVVHVDAGPAEHVPKDELLPYMGALADGVVQDWGDSPPHVVHGHFWMSGVAALDAARREPGGFRVPVVQTFHALGTVKRRHQGAADTSPSERRFLEPSVGRSADRIVATCSDEVFELRAMGIDTRRVSIAPCGVDLELFSSGGPADVPARTHRILSVGRLVPRKGVDLVIRALPYLLKEGFDDVELLIVGGGADEGGQDPEARRLMDLARDLGVAAHVELRGQVPREAMPGIFRSADAVVCTPWYEPFGIVPLEAMACGVPVVAAAVGGLTDSVVDQGTGLHVPPKDPEAIAEAIGTLMASPDLRAKLGRAGERRAKARYSWNRVAAETEKAYQLAIAGSAEAGSLEPMEGAAL